One Skermanella sp. TT6 genomic window, CGCGCTCGACCCGAGGGCCGAGACCATCGCGAAGGACACGCACCATGCCAGTGTGGGATATGCCTTGGGGTTCATGGCTTCTTGCTCCTTGTTTTGTTTGCTCCGGGTGCCAGGTCAGACGCGCCGACCGACGGACGCGCCGCCGAAGATGAGCTGCCGGACCATGGGCCGGCCGACGAAGCGGGCGGGGAAGATCGGCTCAGGCGCGCTCGCCCGGTCGAGCCGTTCGATATGCTCGGGCGACAGCGCCAGGTCGAGGGCGCCCAGGTTGTCCTCCGCCTGCGCGACCGTGCGCGCCCCCAGGATGGGCGAGGTGACCGCCGGATTGGCGAGCGTCCAGGCGATGGCCACCTGGGACGGGGTCGCCCCGATCTCGTCGGCGACGGCCCGGACCGTTTCGGCGATCCCGATCGACCGCGCGGTGAGGTGCCCGGACGAGGCGATCACCCCCTTGCGGGTCGGCGCCACGGCAGCGTCGCCCGAGTCCGCGACGTCCGATCGGGCGTATTTGCCGGTCAGCACGCCGCCGCCCAGCGGCGACCAGGGAAGCACGCCCATGCCCAGCGCCGCCGCCATGGGGATCAGCTCATGCTCGACCGTGCGCTCGACCAGGCTGTATTCGATCTGGAGCGCCACGAAAGGCGACCAGCCGCGCAGGTCGGCGATCGCCTGCATCTGGGCGACGCGCCAGGCCG contains:
- a CDS encoding aldo/keto reductase, translated to MKTGTMETGTMTSLDSYRLLGRSGLRVSPLALGTMTFGQDWGWGSDAGEARRIFDLYVDRGGNFVDTAVNYTDGASERITGEFIKDKRERIVLATKFTMAREPGNPNAGGNHRLNMVRSVEQSLRQLGTDRIDLLYLHAWDMTTGPEEVMRGLDDLVRSGKIHYAGICNTPAWRVAQMQAIADLRGWSPFVALQIEYSLVERTVEHELIPMAAALGMGVLPWSPLGGGVLTGKYARSDVADSGDAAVAPTRKGVIASSGHLTARSIGIAETVRAVADEIGATPSQVAIAWTLANPAVTSPILGARTVAQAEDNLGALDLALSPEHIERLDRASAPEPIFPARFVGRPMVRQLIFGGASVGRRV